The sequence below is a genomic window from Luteimonas sp. MC1825.
CGCCGGCTCGCTGCTGGTCGGGCTGGCGCCGACGGGGGCGTTGGCCGCGCCGATGCTGCTGGGCGGGCGCGCCGTGCAGGGCATGTCGGCGGCCTGCATCATGCCGGCAAGCCTCGCCCTGGTGAAGGCGTACTGGGATGGCGCCGAGCGCCAGCGCGCGGTGAGCATGTGGTCGATCGGCTCCTGGGGCGGCGCGGGCCTGGGCTCGCTGTTCGGTGGCCTGATGGCACAGACGCTGGGCTGGCGCTGGATCTTCTTCTTCTCGGTGGCCGTCGCCCTGCTGGGGCTGTGGCTGGTGCGCGGTACGCCGGAGAGCAAGGCGGCTGGCGGCGGCGCGTACCGCTTCGATTTCGCCGGCATCCTGGTCTTCGCCGTGGCCATGCTCGCGCTGCAGGTGGCGGTGACCCAGGGCAGCACCCTGGGGTGGGGCAGCCCGCTGGTGCTGGGCCTCATCGCCGTCACGGTCATCGCCGGCATCGCGTTTTTCCGCATCGAGTCCGGCAGCGACCATGCCTTCGTCGATTTCCGCCTGTTCGGCAACCGCACCTACACCGGCGCCACCATCTCCAACTTCCTGATCAACGCCACGGTGGGCATGCAGCTGGTGTCGCTGCAGCTGGTGCAGATGGGTGGCGGCATGAGCGCGCAGCAGGCGGGCATGCTGACCCTGGGCTACGCGATCGCGATCATCGGTTTCATCCGCGTCGGCGAGAAGCTGCTGCAGCGGTTCGGTCCGCGCAAGCCGATGGTCTGGGGCTGCCTGATTACCGGCGTGGCGATCGCCTGCCTGATGCCCACGCAGATCATGCTCGACCAGTACCGCATCGTCGCGATCGTCGGCTACACGCTGTTTGGCCTCGGGCTCGCGTTCTACGCCACGCCGTCGACCGACGCGGCGCTGTCGAGCCTGCCCATGGACCAGTCCGGGTCCGGGTCGGGTATCTACAAGATGGCGTCGTCGCTGGGCGCCGCGCTGGGCGTGGCGATCTCGGGCGCGATCTTCGCCGCGCTGGGCGCAACCGACGCCGGCGTGCGCTGGCTGGTGGGCGTGATCACCTTCGCGGGCCGCCAGGACAACCTCGCCATCCGCGAGGCCGCGATGGTGGCGCTGGGCTTCAACCTGCTGATGGTCGCCGTGGCCATCGTCTCGATCCTGCTGACCATTCCGGCGGGCAAGCGGGAGCGCTGAGCGGAACGCAAAAGGCCCCGCGGTGGCGGGGCCTTGCAGTGGTGGCTATGGGTGGACTCGAACCACCGA
It includes:
- a CDS encoding MFS transporter, with translation MSAVMGNVHVPETGFRGNDRLLFGMILGVVTFWLFAQSTLNIAPDMQRDLGISAGTMNGAVAMAALFSGILIVVMGGLADRLGRMRILRVGFVLSIAGSLLVGLAPTGALAAPMLLGGRAVQGMSAACIMPASLALVKAYWDGAERQRAVSMWSIGSWGGAGLGSLFGGLMAQTLGWRWIFFFSVAVALLGLWLVRGTPESKAAGGGAYRFDFAGILVFAVAMLALQVAVTQGSTLGWGSPLVLGLIAVTVIAGIAFFRIESGSDHAFVDFRLFGNRTYTGATISNFLINATVGMQLVSLQLVQMGGGMSAQQAGMLTLGYAIAIIGFIRVGEKLLQRFGPRKPMVWGCLITGVAIACLMPTQIMLDQYRIVAIVGYTLFGLGLAFYATPSTDAALSSLPMDQSGSGSGIYKMASSLGAALGVAISGAIFAALGATDAGVRWLVGVITFAGRQDNLAIREAAMVALGFNLLMVAVAIVSILLTIPAGKRER